In Sutterella faecalis, a genomic segment contains:
- a CDS encoding AAA family ATPase → MRLLKLRIENVNSLGGVHEIDFRAPAFRESGIFAICGPTGSGKTSILDAVTLALYGTTPRMEERAQTAKKDDACMVLTKNTDQTSAQVTFESFGAVYRSRWSRRVKRTGKISGDEVELVRLASPDAVDGEIIAEQKSEWKLALERILGMNLKAFTRSAMLAQGAFAELLRANNRDRAEILEKITGTEIYTLIGERVFERMTEEKEKKALLEERSRSVEVLSEENRRSAEADLQNAKAEVASCSKALQELKLDIAWSKSLLEARARKARAEKELESLGAERERLRGERVRAADARRASEPAQLIGVREKALQEASLHGKKAAAFASEALKAKGRTEVLAEALREAEEAEKNAGDRLQKAQPELEEIEAMDKSIEVLQLRSDEAQKRLKGAERRLLLAEREAGTLKESEGKAKQEEARLLEEMKARASDEPLLTEAPLLVEQAKEAQKLSLELKQDQESLAALEKELRKLSLARDRKREDADREEKALEVLRGEVAQAQREARIAFSENALSQKIAETRELTGKLWAKDWLLETDALLGFASGMPPEALKVLEARRGKLLRDWGSLENETAEEIEDRLNGVEKWSLEAGAVQRALEDLQKREKEKEAEAQKANRAAMRAEEAFAQKSAEVRARNEHLGEKEKEVAGRVDALQARMAVYMPQGWRMTDAFADAEALLERAQTVRATLEALQRARVEAASASARRIEAEKKTAELKRDQKEARTASDEALALFNQRSAERKERFGDRNPKAEREALQAKLSESVRMTRKTSTHHQEAAQSLQASMLKREAEEKARKEYEDAAAAAAASLQEALIRAGFEDEMEAKNAFLPREEVEVLEAKIRAHDLRWAGAQKESQNAREAEEKLLEASRRESPLEALSAEEAAQDERMKAALELKGSLEARLHADDDARAKAREAGEALEKAEQTVLLWTRLNALIGSKDGARFRQAAQKLTFELLLHEANLILRQMQSRYELIARGENGLDLAVRDLELAGIERTSFNLSGGETFMVSLALALSLSRISTNRMRVDTLFLDEGFGSLDPVSLSKALNALEMLQQTSGKLIGLISHVPAVRERVGVQITVKPRGSSGLSDISGPGVRRLERV, encoded by the coding sequence ATGAGACTCCTGAAACTGAGAATCGAGAATGTGAATTCGTTGGGCGGCGTGCATGAAATCGACTTTCGTGCGCCGGCATTCCGCGAGAGCGGCATTTTTGCGATCTGCGGGCCCACGGGAAGCGGCAAGACCTCCATCCTTGATGCGGTGACGCTCGCGCTTTACGGCACGACGCCCCGCATGGAGGAGCGCGCCCAGACGGCCAAAAAGGACGACGCCTGCATGGTGCTCACGAAGAACACCGATCAGACGAGCGCTCAGGTGACCTTTGAGTCCTTCGGCGCCGTCTATCGGTCGCGCTGGTCGCGGCGCGTGAAGCGCACCGGCAAAATCTCGGGCGACGAGGTGGAGCTCGTCCGCCTCGCGTCCCCGGATGCGGTTGACGGCGAAATCATTGCTGAGCAGAAGAGCGAGTGGAAACTGGCGCTCGAGCGCATTCTCGGCATGAATCTGAAGGCCTTTACAAGAAGCGCGATGCTCGCTCAGGGTGCTTTTGCGGAGCTGCTGCGCGCAAACAACCGCGATCGTGCGGAAATCCTCGAAAAAATCACCGGGACCGAAATCTATACCCTGATCGGCGAGCGGGTCTTCGAGCGCATGACCGAAGAAAAGGAAAAGAAGGCTCTCCTTGAGGAGCGCTCGAGAAGCGTTGAGGTTTTGTCCGAAGAGAATCGCCGTTCGGCCGAAGCGGATCTTCAGAATGCAAAAGCGGAGGTGGCGTCCTGCTCCAAAGCCCTTCAGGAACTGAAGCTCGACATTGCCTGGTCGAAATCCCTTCTTGAAGCGCGTGCGCGGAAGGCGCGTGCGGAGAAGGAGCTCGAAAGCCTCGGGGCTGAGCGCGAAAGGCTTCGGGGTGAGAGAGTGCGCGCGGCCGACGCAAGACGCGCATCGGAACCTGCGCAGCTGATCGGCGTCCGGGAGAAGGCGCTTCAGGAGGCCTCGCTTCACGGGAAGAAAGCCGCCGCGTTTGCTTCCGAAGCTCTGAAAGCCAAAGGTCGGACTGAGGTCCTCGCCGAAGCCCTGAGGGAAGCGGAGGAAGCTGAAAAGAATGCCGGCGACAGGCTTCAGAAGGCTCAGCCCGAACTCGAAGAGATCGAAGCGATGGACAAATCGATCGAAGTCCTTCAGCTGCGAAGTGATGAAGCTCAAAAGCGCCTGAAGGGTGCCGAGAGGAGGCTCCTTCTGGCCGAAAGGGAAGCCGGGACGCTTAAGGAATCTGAAGGAAAGGCGAAGCAGGAAGAGGCAAGGCTTCTTGAGGAAATGAAGGCGCGTGCGTCCGATGAACCGCTTCTCACGGAGGCCCCGCTTTTGGTCGAACAGGCCAAAGAAGCGCAGAAGCTTTCTCTGGAGCTCAAACAGGATCAGGAAAGCCTTGCGGCGCTGGAGAAGGAACTGAGGAAGCTTTCTCTCGCTCGCGACAGGAAGCGCGAGGATGCGGATCGCGAGGAGAAAGCCCTGGAAGTCCTCCGGGGCGAGGTCGCTCAGGCGCAAAGAGAGGCAAGGATTGCATTTTCCGAAAATGCGCTCTCGCAGAAAATCGCTGAAACGAGGGAACTCACGGGCAAGCTCTGGGCAAAGGACTGGCTCCTTGAAACCGATGCGCTTCTGGGATTTGCGTCCGGAATGCCGCCTGAAGCACTGAAAGTTCTCGAAGCCCGCCGGGGAAAGCTTCTTCGCGACTGGGGAAGCCTCGAAAACGAAACCGCAGAAGAAATTGAAGATCGTCTCAATGGTGTCGAAAAGTGGTCCCTTGAGGCGGGAGCCGTGCAGAGGGCGCTCGAAGATCTTCAGAAGCGGGAAAAGGAAAAAGAGGCGGAGGCTCAGAAGGCGAACCGCGCCGCAATGCGGGCCGAGGAAGCCTTTGCGCAGAAGTCTGCCGAGGTCCGTGCAAGGAATGAGCATCTCGGTGAAAAAGAAAAAGAGGTCGCCGGCAGGGTCGATGCGCTTCAGGCGCGCATGGCGGTCTACATGCCTCAGGGCTGGCGGATGACGGATGCCTTCGCGGACGCTGAAGCGCTCCTCGAACGCGCTCAGACTGTCCGTGCAACGCTTGAGGCGCTGCAGCGCGCCCGGGTTGAGGCCGCATCGGCCTCTGCCCGGAGAATCGAGGCGGAGAAAAAGACGGCAGAGCTTAAGCGCGACCAGAAGGAGGCCCGGACGGCGTCCGACGAAGCGCTGGCACTCTTCAATCAACGGAGCGCGGAAAGAAAGGAGCGCTTCGGCGACCGCAATCCGAAGGCGGAAAGAGAGGCGCTTCAGGCGAAGCTCTCGGAATCTGTCCGGATGACGCGAAAGACCTCGACGCATCATCAGGAAGCCGCCCAATCCCTGCAGGCTTCGATGCTGAAGCGTGAAGCTGAGGAAAAGGCCCGTAAGGAATATGAGGATGCTGCGGCGGCAGCTGCTGCTTCGCTTCAGGAGGCGCTCATCAGGGCGGGCTTTGAGGACGAAATGGAGGCGAAGAACGCATTTCTCCCGCGCGAAGAAGTTGAGGTGCTTGAAGCGAAAATCCGCGCGCACGACCTTCGCTGGGCAGGCGCACAAAAGGAATCTCAGAACGCCCGCGAGGCAGAGGAGAAGCTCCTCGAGGCGTCCCGGCGGGAGAGTCCCCTTGAGGCGCTTTCAGCTGAAGAAGCCGCTCAGGACGAAAGGATGAAGGCGGCGCTCGAACTTAAGGGTAGCCTTGAAGCGCGGCTTCATGCGGACGATGACGCGAGAGCAAAGGCCCGGGAGGCAGGAGAAGCGCTCGAGAAGGCTGAACAAACGGTGCTTCTCTGGACGCGGCTTAATGCCCTTATCGGCAGCAAGGACGGCGCGCGCTTCCGGCAGGCGGCTCAGAAGCTTACCTTTGAACTCCTTCTTCATGAAGCGAATTTGATTCTGAGGCAGATGCAGAGCCGCTACGAACTCATCGCACGGGGTGAGAACGGACTCGATCTTGCGGTGCGGGATCTGGAACTCGCCGGAATCGAGCGGACGTCCTTCAATCTTTCGGGCGGCGAAACCTTCATGGTGTCGCTCGCGCTTGCACTGTCGCTGTCGCGCATCAGCACGAACCGGATGAGGGTCGATACGCTCTTTCTCGATGAAGGCTTCGGGTCGCTTGACCCGGTATCGCTTTCGAAGGCGCTGAATGCGCTCGAGATGCTGCAGCAGACTTCGGGCAAGCTCATCGGCTTGATCAGCCACGTTCCGGCTGTTCGCGAACGCGTGGGGGTGCAGATCACGGTGAAGCCCCGGGGATCGTCGGGCCTGAGCGACATTTCCGGACCGGGCGTGAGAAGGCTCGAGCGGGTTTGA
- a CDS encoding IS110 family RNA-guided transposase gives MSKSNRTDTPLRAARAQISNPEITVHAMYRSAIGIDVHLNLLVCCHQKQVAGHREQSESRDFNTDRASIDAFAAWCRECNPDIILMESTGSLWQSPYEALERAGFTSEQLALINARDAKAAAGRKTDRKDASRLASLARTGNFKKSFVPEKAFRLQRVIPRDLQKNRNDISRTSNRFGKSLNLTGCRPTTVFSDIRGGKAASLILMAKLRDDPHLFDVIKQNSRRLRASPEQIMQALDFEIEPMMKEQILALRKKIDQLEEYDRSTFERLRQLQAPYEKDIQLLITITGIQERSARMIYAELCPDLKEHFPTSEQFASWLGICPGDNTSAGKQKSGKCPKGNKHLRRTLIEAARGLAVGGTAALKEKFQVLKMRRGYRRAMVAFAHLLARIIYSVLTHQKGFEPYLSTAFRDALIERAKNGVKQLLKLKGTKYVIADGLVVETKTGAILGAVVSS, from the coding sequence ATGAGTAAGTCTAACCGTACCGATACGCCATTGCGAGCTGCCCGTGCGCAGATCAGTAATCCCGAAATTACTGTTCACGCGATGTACCGCTCGGCAATAGGCATTGACGTTCATCTCAACCTACTCGTCTGCTGCCATCAGAAGCAGGTTGCAGGTCATCGTGAACAATCTGAGAGCCGGGATTTCAATACCGACCGCGCAAGCATCGATGCTTTCGCCGCCTGGTGCCGTGAATGCAATCCCGACATCATCCTTATGGAATCAACCGGGTCATTGTGGCAGAGCCCGTACGAAGCCCTCGAGAGAGCCGGCTTCACTTCTGAGCAGCTGGCTCTGATCAATGCCCGCGACGCCAAAGCGGCAGCCGGCCGCAAAACAGACCGCAAGGACGCATCACGTCTGGCGTCTCTTGCCCGAACGGGAAACTTCAAAAAATCCTTCGTGCCGGAGAAGGCCTTTCGTCTGCAGCGCGTCATTCCACGTGATCTGCAGAAGAACAGGAATGACATTTCCCGAACTTCCAATCGTTTCGGCAAGTCTCTGAATCTCACCGGATGCCGGCCTACAACGGTATTCAGCGACATCCGCGGAGGCAAAGCTGCCAGCCTCATCCTGATGGCCAAGCTCAGAGATGATCCGCACTTGTTTGATGTCATCAAGCAAAACAGCCGCCGGCTGCGGGCAAGCCCTGAACAGATCATGCAGGCGCTCGACTTCGAAATCGAGCCAATGATGAAGGAGCAGATTCTGGCGCTCCGGAAAAAGATCGATCAGCTCGAGGAGTACGACCGAAGCACTTTCGAAAGGCTCCGCCAGCTTCAGGCTCCCTACGAGAAGGACATCCAGCTGCTCATTACCATAACGGGAATTCAGGAACGCTCGGCCCGCATGATTTACGCCGAACTCTGTCCGGATTTGAAGGAGCATTTCCCGACGTCAGAGCAGTTCGCTTCCTGGCTCGGCATTTGCCCGGGGGACAACACATCTGCCGGCAAACAGAAAAGTGGAAAATGCCCGAAAGGGAACAAACACCTGAGGCGCACGCTGATTGAAGCCGCCAGAGGACTTGCGGTCGGCGGTACCGCTGCGCTGAAGGAAAAATTCCAGGTGCTCAAGATGCGGCGCGGCTACAGGCGTGCCATGGTCGCCTTCGCACACCTGCTTGCCCGCATCATTTATTCCGTTCTCACTCATCAGAAAGGCTTTGAGCCTTACTTGTCAACGGCGTTTCGGGACGCCTTGATTGAACGAGCGAAGAACGGCGTAAAGCAGTTGCTGAAACTCAAAGGTACGAAATACGTGATCGCTGACGGCCTGGTTGTGGAGACGAAAACGGGTGCGATCCTAGGCGCAGTCGTCAGCAGTTAG
- the tig gene encoding trigger factor — protein sequence MTEETIEQAAEQTEAPKEETPAVNPLERSLELTVPAAEVRTLSQKYLRNYAKDARMPGFRKGHVPMAQVEQMYGMRAFDQALNELVGQAWSKAAQESGLAIACQPRIEALEGEKDSEDMKFKAVFEVFPEIVYPDFKTLLLKRYSCTVDDAAVQKTLDVMARQRVTYGPLEEDRPAQKDDRVTVNFRGTKDGVEFAGGKADGFQFVLGDGRMLADFDAAVTGMKKGEKKTFDMTFPENYGPAELNGAKVQFEVELTNIELAHIPEITDDFAKSLGEESVESMRAAIRTNLEREVEFRLTQKTEAETFEALAGALTYPIPTSIVAQERHAMAEQFAGTMKQRGAKVSLKDFPESMFQENAEKRVRLGLFTEDLVAKEKLQATNEQIAERAKVIASSYENPAEVEQYLTTDRNSRMNLGAQVQQKNVCDWLLAHADTTDEAVEFDKVMSGAF from the coding sequence ATGACTGAAGAAACGATTGAACAGGCTGCTGAACAGACTGAGGCTCCCAAGGAAGAAACGCCGGCGGTGAATCCGCTCGAACGTTCGCTCGAGCTCACGGTTCCTGCCGCTGAAGTTCGCACGCTCTCCCAGAAGTACCTTCGCAACTATGCGAAGGATGCCCGCATGCCCGGCTTCCGCAAGGGCCATGTTCCGATGGCTCAGGTCGAGCAGATGTACGGCATGCGCGCTTTTGACCAGGCGCTCAACGAGCTCGTCGGCCAGGCCTGGTCGAAGGCCGCTCAGGAATCCGGTCTCGCCATCGCCTGCCAGCCCCGCATCGAGGCGCTCGAAGGCGAAAAGGACTCCGAGGACATGAAGTTCAAGGCTGTCTTTGAAGTCTTCCCGGAAATCGTCTATCCCGACTTCAAGACGCTTCTTCTGAAGCGCTACAGCTGCACCGTTGATGATGCCGCTGTCCAGAAGACGCTCGACGTCATGGCTCGTCAGCGCGTGACCTATGGTCCGCTCGAAGAAGACCGTCCCGCTCAGAAGGATGACCGCGTCACGGTCAACTTCCGCGGTACGAAGGACGGCGTTGAATTCGCCGGCGGCAAGGCCGACGGCTTCCAGTTCGTTCTCGGCGACGGCCGCATGCTCGCCGACTTCGACGCTGCCGTCACCGGCATGAAGAAGGGCGAAAAGAAGACCTTCGACATGACCTTCCCGGAAAACTACGGTCCGGCCGAACTCAATGGCGCCAAGGTTCAGTTCGAGGTTGAGCTCACCAACATCGAACTCGCCCATATTCCCGAAATCACCGATGATTTCGCGAAGTCCCTTGGCGAAGAAAGCGTTGAATCGATGCGCGCCGCCATCCGCACGAACCTCGAGCGCGAAGTTGAATTCCGCCTCACGCAGAAGACTGAAGCCGAGACGTTCGAAGCCCTCGCCGGCGCCCTCACGTACCCGATCCCGACCTCCATCGTCGCTCAGGAACGCCACGCCATGGCCGAGCAGTTTGCTGGAACGATGAAGCAGCGCGGCGCCAAGGTTTCGCTCAAGGACTTCCCGGAATCCATGTTCCAGGAAAATGCCGAGAAGCGCGTTCGCCTCGGCCTCTTCACGGAAGACCTCGTCGCGAAGGAAAAGCTTCAGGCGACCAACGAGCAGATCGCTGAGCGCGCCAAGGTCATCGCTTCCTCCTACGAGAACCCGGCTGAAGTTGAGCAGTACCTCACGACGGACCGCAACTCGCGCATGAACCTCGGCGCTCAGGTTCAGCAGAAGAACGTCTGCGACTGGCTCCTCGCCCACGCCGACACGACGGACGAAGCCGTTGAATTCGACAAGGTGATGTCGGGTGCTTTCTAA
- the alr gene encoding alanine racemase, translated as MPRPIFAEIDLHALRHNLNVMRSKAEGRTLWAVVKANAYGHGLENAVTAFADADGLATIDLCDAELARRCRWQKRILLLEGFFDASDIERLESLKVETVIHSFWQIDLLRKAGVKDVRCHIKVNSGMNRLGFLPVEVNAVYDELTSIPGVRVMDVVTHFANAEPTYFGDRPATVEKQLARMGRLARGGAAACMANSAAILFHPEVGGEAVRAGVALYGVSPDSHISSEELGIIPAMTLAAKIIAIQEIPAGEAVGYGSRWIAKRHSRIAVVACGYADGYPRSMPDGSPVWVEGQIAPLTGSVSMDMLEIDITDIPAAQLGSRVELWGRHLPVNRVAACCGTIGYELICALARRVPIVLREDA; from the coding sequence GTGCCGCGCCCAATCTTTGCTGAAATTGATCTCCATGCACTTCGCCACAATCTGAATGTGATGCGAAGCAAGGCCGAGGGCCGTACGCTCTGGGCAGTGGTGAAGGCTAATGCCTACGGTCACGGGCTCGAAAATGCCGTGACGGCCTTTGCCGATGCGGACGGACTCGCCACCATCGACCTCTGCGATGCAGAGCTGGCCCGCCGCTGCCGCTGGCAGAAGCGAATTCTGCTTCTCGAAGGCTTCTTTGACGCCTCCGACATTGAGCGGCTCGAGTCGCTCAAGGTCGAGACCGTCATTCATTCCTTCTGGCAGATTGACCTTCTCAGAAAGGCGGGCGTGAAGGACGTGCGCTGCCACATCAAGGTGAATTCCGGCATGAACCGGCTGGGGTTTCTGCCGGTGGAAGTGAATGCCGTCTACGACGAGCTCACGTCCATTCCGGGCGTGCGCGTGATGGATGTCGTCACGCATTTTGCAAATGCGGAACCCACCTATTTTGGGGATCGCCCGGCAACGGTTGAGAAGCAGCTCGCCCGCATGGGGAGGCTCGCGCGCGGAGGCGCTGCGGCCTGCATGGCAAATTCCGCGGCCATCCTTTTCCACCCGGAGGTGGGAGGCGAGGCCGTGCGCGCGGGCGTTGCGCTTTACGGCGTAAGTCCCGACAGCCATATTTCCTCTGAAGAACTCGGAATCATTCCTGCAATGACGCTTGCAGCAAAGATCATCGCCATTCAGGAAATTCCGGCGGGCGAAGCCGTGGGATACGGCTCGCGCTGGATTGCCAAGCGTCATTCCCGCATTGCGGTGGTCGCCTGCGGCTATGCCGACGGCTACCCCCGCTCCATGCCCGACGGCTCCCCCGTCTGGGTTGAAGGGCAGATTGCGCCCCTCACGGGTTCAGTTTCGATGGACATGCTCGAAATCGACATCACCGATATTCCGGCTGCACAGCTCGGGAGCCGCGTGGAACTCTGGGGGCGGCATCTCCCCGTCAACCGCGTTGCCGCCTGCTGCGGCACGATCGGGTATGAGCTCATCTGCGCGCTCGCGCGCCGCGTGCCGATTGTTCTGAGAGAGGATGCCTGA
- the lplT gene encoding lysophospholipid transporter LplT yields the protein MNRGFYTIMAAQFLSSLADNALLIAAIALLTSLGAPDWQTPLLKLFFVVSYVLLAAWVGIFADSMPKGRVMFLTNALKAVGCLLMLFGGHPLLAYAIVGIGAAAYSPAKYGILTELLPAEKLVVANGWIEGLTVGSIILGVVLGGVLIRPEVAEPILSIFHLNAIGLASFAEGAIFAITFVYIAAALVNLAIPDTGARYPKQKFDPYDSIKGFLRSCSLLWHDRLGQISLSVTTLFWGAGAVLQFLVLKWCEHALGMNLSEGAIMQAVVSLGIAVGAVLAAARVPLKSSLKVLPMGICMGVLVTFMAFFTRDWAPAGGLSLFGFSLSWATLIAAAGMIAVGICAGYFVVPMNALLQHRGHVLMSAGRSIAVQNFNENLSILVMLGVYALLIKADLSVPMTMLLFGAFVMVSMALVIVKHLRNQKEFDSTHLIGEEKRH from the coding sequence ATGAACCGCGGCTTTTACACCATCATGGCGGCGCAGTTTCTGTCCTCGCTTGCGGACAATGCGCTTCTCATTGCAGCCATTGCGCTCCTCACGAGCCTGGGAGCACCCGACTGGCAGACGCCGCTCCTCAAGCTCTTTTTCGTTGTGAGCTACGTCCTTCTCGCAGCCTGGGTCGGCATCTTTGCCGATTCGATGCCGAAGGGCCGCGTCATGTTTCTCACGAACGCCCTCAAAGCCGTGGGGTGCCTGCTGATGCTTTTCGGCGGACATCCGCTTCTCGCCTACGCCATCGTCGGCATCGGCGCTGCAGCCTATTCCCCCGCCAAGTACGGCATTCTCACGGAGCTTCTGCCTGCAGAGAAGCTCGTCGTCGCGAACGGCTGGATCGAAGGCCTCACCGTGGGCTCCATCATTCTCGGCGTCGTGCTGGGCGGCGTGCTCATCCGTCCGGAAGTTGCCGAGCCGATTCTTTCCATCTTCCACCTCAATGCGATCGGCCTTGCGAGCTTTGCGGAAGGCGCCATTTTTGCGATCACCTTCGTCTACATTGCCGCGGCGCTCGTCAACCTTGCCATTCCGGATACGGGCGCGCGCTACCCCAAGCAGAAGTTTGATCCGTACGATTCGATCAAGGGGTTCCTCAGAAGCTGCTCGCTCCTCTGGCACGACCGCCTCGGGCAGATTTCGCTTTCCGTCACGACGCTTTTCTGGGGCGCCGGCGCCGTACTGCAGTTTCTGGTTCTCAAATGGTGCGAACACGCGCTCGGCATGAACCTTTCCGAAGGCGCCATCATGCAGGCGGTCGTGAGTCTCGGCATTGCCGTGGGTGCTGTGCTCGCCGCTGCGCGCGTCCCGCTCAAAAGCTCCCTCAAGGTGCTCCCGATGGGGATCTGCATGGGCGTTCTCGTCACCTTCATGGCCTTCTTCACGCGCGACTGGGCGCCGGCCGGCGGCCTTTCCCTTTTCGGCTTCTCACTCTCCTGGGCGACCCTCATTGCCGCCGCAGGCATGATTGCCGTCGGCATCTGCGCGGGCTATTTCGTGGTTCCCATGAATGCGCTCCTGCAGCACCGAGGCCACGTGCTCATGAGCGCCGGCCGCTCGATTGCCGTGCAGAACTTCAACGAAAACCTTTCCATTCTCGTGATGCTCGGCGTCTATGCACTCCTCATCAAGGCCGACCTTTCGGTTCCGATGACGATGCTCCTCTTCGGCGCCTTCGTGATGGTTTCGATGGCGCTTGTAATCGTGAAGCACCTGCGGAACCAAAAGGAATTCGACAGCACGCATCTGATCGGCGAGGAGAAGCGTCATTAA
- the radA gene encoding DNA repair protein RadA, translating into MAKRDKVEFVCSECGGTTVKWQGQCPHCRAWNTLQEFKVPTGAAGRYGTDKRSGRGFVDTTGALQDLADVTAEEAPRVITGLSEFDRVMGGGLVRGGVSLIGGDPGIGKSTLLLQVMARLVAGGVRCVYVSGEESAGQIALRAQRLQLPLQGLQLMSEIELEHIEAVITEKKPEFVVIDSIQTLFSGALDSAPGSVSQVRECAARLTRIAKTTGATLFFVGHVTKDGALAGPRILEHIVDTVLYFEGDTHSNFRLVRAFKNRFGAVNELGVFAMTDHGLRGVTNPSAIFLSEYKSNIPGSTVLVTQEGTRPLLVEIQALVDETHSPAPRRLAVGVDNQRLAMLLAVLHRHAGVALFDQDVFVNAVGGVKISETAVDLAVLAAICSSWRDKPLERGLVIFGEVGLAGEIRPAPRGQERLREAAKLGFSKALIPRANAPKQPIEGLEVIAVDRLADALAQIFP; encoded by the coding sequence ATGGCGAAGCGCGATAAGGTTGAGTTTGTCTGCTCCGAATGCGGCGGCACGACGGTCAAGTGGCAGGGCCAGTGCCCGCACTGCCGGGCATGGAATACGCTTCAGGAATTCAAGGTTCCGACGGGTGCCGCAGGGCGCTACGGAACGGATAAGCGCTCGGGACGCGGCTTTGTTGACACAACGGGAGCATTGCAGGACCTTGCCGACGTTACGGCTGAAGAGGCCCCGCGCGTCATTACGGGGCTCTCGGAATTCGATCGCGTGATGGGGGGCGGCCTCGTCCGGGGCGGCGTTTCCCTTATCGGCGGCGACCCCGGCATCGGCAAATCCACATTGCTTCTTCAGGTGATGGCGCGGCTCGTTGCGGGCGGAGTTAGATGCGTCTACGTCTCGGGCGAAGAGAGTGCGGGTCAGATTGCGCTTCGCGCTCAGCGCCTGCAGCTTCCGCTTCAGGGCCTGCAGCTCATGAGCGAAATTGAGCTCGAGCATATTGAAGCGGTGATAACGGAGAAGAAGCCCGAATTCGTCGTGATCGACTCGATTCAGACGCTCTTTTCGGGGGCGCTTGACAGCGCTCCGGGATCGGTTTCTCAGGTGCGCGAATGTGCGGCAAGGCTTACGCGCATTGCGAAAACCACCGGCGCCACGCTCTTTTTCGTGGGGCACGTCACGAAGGACGGCGCGCTCGCCGGCCCCCGCATTCTCGAGCACATTGTCGATACGGTGCTTTATTTCGAAGGCGACACCCATTCGAACTTCCGGCTCGTGCGCGCTTTCAAGAACCGCTTCGGCGCCGTGAACGAACTCGGCGTCTTCGCGATGACGGATCATGGGCTGAGAGGCGTGACGAATCCTTCGGCCATCTTCCTTTCGGAATACAAGTCGAACATTCCCGGTTCCACCGTTCTCGTGACCCAGGAAGGCACCCGGCCGCTTCTTGTTGAAATTCAGGCGCTCGTCGACGAAACGCATTCACCGGCGCCGCGGCGCCTCGCTGTCGGCGTCGACAACCAGAGGCTCGCGATGCTCCTTGCCGTTCTGCACCGGCACGCCGGCGTGGCGCTCTTTGATCAGGACGTATTCGTCAATGCCGTGGGCGGCGTGAAGATTTCAGAAACCGCCGTTGACCTTGCGGTTCTCGCGGCCATCTGCTCGAGCTGGCGCGACAAGCCCCTCGAACGCGGCCTCGTCATCTTCGGCGAAGTCGGGCTCGCAGGCGAAATCCGGCCGGCGCCGAGAGGTCAGGAGCGGTTGAGAGAAGCCGCGAAGCTCGGATTTTCAAAAGCGCTCATACCGCGCGCTAATGCGCCCAAGCAGCCGATTGAAGGGCTCGAGGTGATCGCTGTGGATCGTCTGGCGGACGCGCTCGCTCAGATTTTCCCTTAA